A window of Streptomyces sp. SAI-127 contains these coding sequences:
- a CDS encoding sigma-70 family RNA polymerase sigma factor, protein MSQPSEPDEELMRALYREHAGPLLAYVLRLVAGDRQRAEDVVQETLIRAWKNAGQLNRATGSVRPWLVTVARRIVIDGHRSRQARPQEVDPSPLEVIPAEDEIDKALWLMTLSDALDDLTPAHREVLVETYFKGRTVNEAAETLGIPSGTVRSRVFYALRSMKLALEERGVTA, encoded by the coding sequence ATGTCCCAGCCCTCGGAACCTGATGAGGAGCTGATGCGTGCCCTGTACAGAGAGCACGCCGGGCCTCTCCTTGCGTATGTCCTCCGGTTGGTTGCGGGTGACCGCCAGAGAGCCGAGGACGTGGTGCAGGAGACGCTCATCCGTGCCTGGAAGAACGCCGGACAGCTCAATCGAGCGACCGGTTCGGTACGCCCCTGGCTGGTGACGGTCGCCCGGCGCATCGTCATCGACGGTCACCGCAGCCGGCAGGCCCGGCCGCAGGAGGTCGACCCGTCGCCGCTGGAGGTCATCCCCGCGGAGGACGAGATCGACAAGGCGCTGTGGTTGATGACGCTGTCGGACGCGCTCGACGACCTGACCCCGGCTCACCGGGAGGTGCTCGTCGAGACGTACTTCAAGGGGCGTACCGTCAACGAGGCGGCCGAGACCCTGGGCATTCCCAGCGGAACCGTCCGTTCCAGGGTCTTCTACGCCCTGCGGTCGATGAAGCTCGCACTGGAGGAGCGGGGGGTGACGGCGTGA
- a CDS encoding zf-HC2 domain-containing protein — MSGSMMGSPVPNEHETVGAYALGILDDAEATAFEAHLATCEWCAQQLDELAGMEPMLAALADLPGSGTPAIGESLSAKPSPRIVNKLVDEVAERRAQKRRRSFYMVAAAAALIIGGPFAAMAAGGGDSGGDTEQPRVLASTAKELFESMNDKVSGTDPSTGVSATVAMQTKDWGTSLGLELKGVKGELKCSLIAVTDNGERWTASTWSVGKWGYGLPDGKTPESKKPLYIGGAVAPAQNDIDHFEVVTSDGKKLVEIDA; from the coding sequence ATGTCAGGTTCCATGATGGGATCTCCGGTGCCGAACGAGCATGAGACCGTCGGCGCCTACGCCCTAGGGATCCTCGACGACGCCGAGGCGACCGCCTTCGAGGCCCATCTCGCGACCTGCGAATGGTGCGCCCAGCAACTCGACGAGCTCGCCGGCATGGAACCGATGCTCGCCGCCCTCGCGGACCTGCCGGGCTCCGGCACCCCCGCGATCGGTGAGTCGCTCTCCGCCAAGCCCAGCCCGCGGATCGTGAACAAGCTGGTGGACGAGGTCGCGGAGCGCCGTGCGCAGAAGCGGCGCCGCAGCTTCTACATGGTCGCGGCCGCGGCCGCGCTGATCATCGGTGGTCCGTTCGCCGCGATGGCGGCGGGCGGCGGCGACTCCGGTGGCGACACCGAGCAGCCGAGAGTCCTCGCGAGCACCGCGAAGGAACTCTTCGAGTCCATGAACGACAAGGTGTCGGGGACCGACCCCTCGACCGGCGTCAGCGCGACCGTCGCCATGCAGACGAAGGACTGGGGCACCTCGCTCGGTCTGGAGCTCAAGGGCGTCAAGGGAGAGCTCAAGTGCTCCCTCATCGCCGTCACCGACAACGGCGAGCGCTGGACGGCCTCCACCTGGTCCGTCGGCAAGTGGGGCTACGGCCTCCCGGACGGCAAGACCCCGGAGTCCAAGAAGCCTCTCTACATCGGCGGCGCGGTCGCACCGGCTCAGAACGACATCGATCACTTCGAGGTCGTCACGTCCGACGGCAAGAAGCTCGTCGAGATCGACGCGTAA